One region of Plasmodium vivax chromosome 7, whole genome shotgun sequence genomic DNA includes:
- a CDS encoding hypothetical protein, conserved (encoded by transcript PVX_099675A): protein MSKQNGSQKLKRVSKDGFKNGGKKKKPFKKHKMKEAKQVGITSQPCGKCLNSKGEMRRADQPDAKLNFAKKEEAEGGKHPPVTNKTVTKRSKSDFVAPVLKKRMISKKLSKKRKHGGKAQGGKNESHFQPILNGSPSREDAANRGKNTCEASSPFAYRTDGDQPTDRAVFLDEYDSHYGEKKKQKYKKKKKIQQDPEEIVNSSLFRYINEYMYTNRSETVQQKLKETNNIFNIYHSGYRNQKNKWPKNPVHVIISHLKKNFTKKSKIADLGCGEAEIAQTLNGWSVTSYDLIQLNEHVTACNITELPLPDDSHDCFVLCLSLMNTDWPKVIFEALRCLKKSATLIIAEVVSRFTNYKAFMKFMKNVGFTFTNRVNLDDFFYVLFFENNKKEDASYAANEKRIRKVSKLLAPCVYKRR, encoded by the exons ATGAGCAAACAGAACGGTTCCCAAAAACTGAAAAGGGTCAGCAAAGATGGCTTCAAAAatggcggcaaaaaaaagaaaccctTTAAGAAGCATAAAATGAAGGAGGCAAAACAGGTGGGGATAACATCTCAGCCCTGTGGTAAATGCCTGAACAGCAAGGGGGAAATGCGACGTGCAGACCAACCCGACGCAAAACTCAATTTCgcgaagaaggaagaagcagagggggggaagcaccctCCAGTGACCAACAAAACGGTGACTAAAAGATCCAAGTCAGATTTTGTCGCTCCTGTCTTGAAGAAAAGAATGATAAGTAAAAAGTTATCCAAAAAGAGGAAACATGGGGGGAAggcccaaggggggaaaaacgagTCGCACTTCCAACCCATTCTAAATGGATCTCCTTCACGAGAGGATGCCGCTAACCGAGGGAAAAACACGTGTGAGGCCAGCAGCCCGTTCGCCTATCGAACTGATGGAGACCAACCAACCGATAGGGCCGTCTTCCTTGACGAATATGATAGCCATTacggagaaaagaaaaagcaaaaatataagaagaaaaaaaaaatccaacaGGACCCAGAAGAAATAGTGAACTCATCCCTGTTCAGATACATTAATGAGTACATGTACACCAACAGAAGCGAAACTGTGCAACAGAAGTTGAAGGAAAcaaacaatatttttaacatttaccATTCGGGGTACAGAAATCAGAAGAATAAATGGCCCAAAAATCCCGTTCATGTGATAATCAgccatttaaaaaagaattttacaaaaaaaagtaaaatagcAGATTTGGGATGCGGAGAAGCAGAAATAGCCCAGACGTTGAACGGCTGGTCTGTGACTTCCTACGATTTAATTCAGCTCAATGAGCACGTCACGGCTTGTAACATAACGGAGTTGCCGCTCCCAGACGATTCTCACGATTGCTTTGTTTTGTGCCTGAGTCTTATGAACACGGACTGGCCGAAAGTTATATTTGAGGCGCTTCGATGTCTTAAAAAGAG CGCAACCTTAATAATAGCCGAGGTGGTGAGCAGGTTTACGAACTACAAGGCGTTCATGAAGTTCATGAAGAACGTCGGGTTTACCTTCACCAACAGA gtaaatttggacgattttttttatgtgctattttttgagaataataaaaaggaggacGCATCCTACGCGGCGAATGAGAAGAGAATTAGGAAGGTTTCCAAGTTGCTGGCTCCCTGCGTTTACAAGAGGAGGTAG
- a CDS encoding prolyl-t-RNA synthase, putative (encoded by transcript PVX_099680A; Possible apicoplast targeted protein. Curated by Stuart Ralph, Walter and Eliza Hall Institute of Medical Research, Australia.), which yields MGSESIFNKICNDTDKQSGDKASELLQRANYIRDVNGLYNLLPLGYKSIEKIISFLNTHLKRVNSHCLFMSILQAKKWWNISDRSKLYSDEFLHVYKQKQQKGDSNKGTEAVMGKKKMEDDGLILSPTCEEQAISLINQVYNENIPAKSLPLLIHQFNYKFRNEKRLEKTLFKSKEFLMKDGYSFHSNDICLSETYEAYKECYEKVFSHLKLPFKVTKKRKMDKMNALESHEFQVLCRDGKYKEAAHIFKLGDYYSRKLGIKYLNKRNEKSNIFMGSYGIGIYRLLYFLVDSFYDGEGIRLPAQVAPFSVYLIQTNQRSKYSAAKVAKIGKLAQANEAVQAVEAVQAVNSPNVPSAPTPPLNSNDVEYVLTLWLYNSFKNSDVDIYYDDTDLHLSRKLKNCDLIGVPNRIIINLSSEQKKIKLPPDFYNYMDTPNAIFSNKLYMTFRDVTVEYKSRFSPEKKIMTIHQLFRQFGLI from the coding sequence ATGGGCTCTGAATCCATTTTCAACAAAATCTGCAACGATACGGATAAGCAGAGCGGAGACAAAGCAAGCGAACTGCTGCAGAGGGCAAACTACATAAGAGATGTCAACGGCTTGTATAACCTCCTTCCACTTGGGTATAAGTCGATCGAAAAGATCATCAGCTTTCTAAATACCCACCTGAAGAGAGTCAATTCGCATTGTCTTTTTATGTCCATTCTGCAAGCCAAAAAGTGGTGGAACATTTCAGATCGCTCCAAACTGTATAGCGATGAATTTTTACACGTATACAAAcagaagcagcaaaaaggggacagCAACAAAGGCACTGAAGCGgtaatggggaaaaaaaaaatggaagatgaTGGGCTGATCCTAAGTCCCACATGTGAAGAACAGGCAATCTCCTTAATCAACCAAGTGTATAACGAAAACATACCAGCGAAATCACTTCCCTTGTTAATCCACCagtttaattataaatttagaaatgaaaagaggTTAGAAAAAACGCTGTTCAAAAGCAAAGAGTTTTTGATGAAGGATGGCTATTCCTTTCATAGCAATGACATTTGCCTGAGTGAAACTTACGAAGCATATAAAGAATGTTATGAAAAAGTGTTCTCCCATTTGAAGTTACCTTTTaaggttacaaaaaaaaggaaaatggaCAAAATGAATGCACTTGAAAGTCACGAGTTTCAGGTGCTCTGTCGGGATGGGAAGTACAAAGAGGCTGCACACATTTTCAAATTAGGAGATTACTACTCCAGGAAGCTGGGCATCAAATACTTAAACAAACGGAATGAGAaaagtaacatttttatgggTTCCTACGGAATTGGCATTTACAGACTGCTCTACTTTCTGGTCGACTCCTTTTACGACGGCGAGGGCATCCGGCTGCCTGCGCAGGTCGCCCCCTTCTCCGTCTACCTCATTCAGACCAACCAGAGGAGCAAGTACTCCGCGGCCAAGGTGgcaaaaattggcaaattggCCCAGGCGAACGAGGCGGTCCAAGCGGTGGAGGCGGTCCAGGCGGTGAACTCGCCCAACGTGCCCAGCGCGCCGACGCCCCCCCTCAACAGCAACGACGTCGAGTACGTCCTCACGCTGTGGCTGTACAACTCCTTTAAAAACAGCGACGTGGACATTTACTACGACGACACGGATTTGCACCTCTCGCGGAAGCTGAAAAATTGCGACTTGATAGGGGTCCCCAACCGAATTATAATAAACCTCAGCAGCGagcaaaaaaagataaagctCCCCCCCGATTTTTATAACTACATGGACACTCCgaatgctattttttccaacAAGCTCTACATGACCTTTCGGGACGTCACCGTCGAGTACAAAAGTCGATTTTCcccggaaaaaaaaattatgacaaTTCACCAGTTGTTCAGGCAGTTCGGGCTCATTTAG
- a CDS encoding thioredoxin, putative (encoded by transcript PVX_099690A): EINKIDDYLQKVQSGKLVVAQFGASWCAPCKKMKPLVKKLGEENEDVESLYVDIDELPELGENEDINELPTVLLRKNGKYLDKVVGMNEEQVLRAVSAHRAPKEADA; this comes from the exons gaaataaacaaaattgacgacTACCTCCAGAAAGTTCAGTCGGGAAAGCTGGTGGTCGCCCAGTTCGGAGCGTCCTGGTGTGCGCCCTGCAAGAAGATGAAGCCACTG GTGAAGAAACTGGGGGAGGAGAACGAAGACGTCGAATCGCTGTATGTGGACATTGATGAGCTCCCGG AGCTCGGAGAGAACGAAGACATAAACGAACTGCCAACCGTTCTGCtgcgaaaaaatggaaagtaCCTCGATAAAGTTGTGG GGATGAATGAGGAGCAGGTCCTCCGCGCAGTGAGCGCGCACAGGGCCCCCAAGGAGGCGGACGCCTGA
- a CDS encoding protein phosphatase-beta, putative (encoded by transcript PVX_099685A): protein MSNCLAPSPDCQLSDALNSKGNPTRPNESSERSERSEIGQSGQSIQNSQSNRNSQNDNSYMEKKKKERRSEKKTHSPEQVRQKGEKNYEQSEKKKKLSNDEGVQVSTCETFVNEDNYTTYENLSVKELSDEEVFSENEYNKKIKRSQNSLLISKEFYDFLVSNDDDQVSEKCTKNDARFEELLQSEANSPPATCSTKVSHNVDEWINKLLKCELLHIEEVKLMCTLLRDILKEEPNCVQVSVPVTVAGDIHGQFYDLLELFHIGGFPPDVNYLFLGDYVDRGYYSCECFCLVACLKIKYPSRVTILRGNHESRQITKVYGFYDECMRKYDGDYNAWRYITDAFDYLPLTAIISNQIFCDHGGISPYLHTINQINNLDRFKEIPQDGPICDLLWSDPAGPEDGIIEGWKASPRGAGVVFSEERTNAFLRLNKLSCICRAHQLVQDGFLWMHNDKVVTIFSAPNYCYRCGNSASLMLVDEYMEKDFVTFNTAPLRANAKALRRNVGYML from the exons ATGAGCAACTGCCTTGCGCCCAGTCCAGACTGCCAGCTCAGCGACGCGCTTAACTCGAAAGGCAACCCCACGCGCCCGAACGAGAGCAGCGAAAGAAGCGAAAGAAGCGAAATTGGCCAAAGCGGCCAAAGTATCCAAAACAGCCAAAGCAACCGAAACAGCCAAAACGACAACTcatatatggaaaaaaaaaaaaaggaaaggcgGAGCGAAAAGAAGACCCattcgcctgaacaggtcaggcaaaagggggagaaaaattatgaacagtcagaaaaaaaaaaaaaattgtcaaacGATGAAGGAGTCCAAGTTTCAACCTGCGAAACGTTCGTTAATGAAGATAACTACACAACGTACGAGAATTTGTCTGTGAAGGAGCTGAGTGACGAGGAAGTCTTTTCGGAGAATGaatataataagaaaattaaGCGAAGTCAGAATAGCCTACTTATAAGCAAAGAATTTTACGATTTTCTGGTAAGCAACGATGATGACCAGGTCAGTGAGAAGTGCACAAAAAATGACGCGCGGTTTGAAGAGCTCCTTCAGAGTGAGGCGAATAGTCCGCCCGCTACATGCTCCACAAAAGTTTCGCACAATGTAGACGAATGGATTaacaaattgttaaaatGCGAGCTGCTGCACATCGAGGAAGTCAAGCTCATGTGCACACTGCTCAGGGACATCCTGAAGGAGGAGCCCAACTGTGTGCAGGTGAGCGTTCCCGTGACCGTCGCGGGGGACATCCACGGCCAGTTTTACGACCTCCTGGAGCTGTTCCACATAG GAGGATTCCCGCCGGACGTGAACTACCTGTTCCTGGGCGACTACGTCGACAGGGGGTACTACTCGTGCGAGTGCTTCTGCCTGGTGGCCTGCCTGAAGATAAAGTACCCCAGCAGAGTGACCATCCTCAGGGGGAACCACGAGAGCAGACAGATAACCAAGGTATACGGCTTTTACGATGAGTGCATGAGGAAATACGATGGAGACTACAACGCCTGGAGGTACATAACGGACGCCTTCGACTACCTACCCCTCACAGCCATCATTAGCAACCAAATCTTCTGTGACCATGGGGGAATCTCTCCCTATTTGCACACCATTAATCAAATTAACAATTTGGATCGATTTAAAGAAATCCCTCAGGATGGCCCCATTTGTGACTTACTATGGAGTGACCCTGCTGGTCCTGAGGATGGTATCATCGAAGGGTGGAAAGCATCTCCTAGGGGTGCTGGTGTTGTGTTTAGCGAAGAGAGAACGAATGCTTTTCTTCGACTGAATAAGCTCAGCTGTATATGTAGGGCTCACCAACTAGTGCAGGATGGCTTCTTATGGATGCACAACGACAAGGTGGTCACCATCTTTAGTGCTCCCAATTATTGTTATAGGTGTGGCAATTCCGCCTCCCTCATGCTCGTCGATGAGTACATGGAGAAGGACTTCGTCACCTTTAACACCGCCCCCCTGCGAGCCAACGCCAAGGCTTTGCGGCGCAACGTGGGCTACATGCTCTGA
- a CDS encoding hypothetical protein, conserved (encoded by transcript PVX_099695A) has protein sequence MGRSFKVFLSNYVYSCSECGNHLSDPTELVSTSFRGRTGPAWLFSKVINVCEGQYEDRMMTTGQHTIVDIYCNNCRNNVGWKYEDSSEESQKYKKGKYILEKALLSFLVIDQHGKEHEFELKSSDCDF, from the exons atggGAAGATCATTCAAGGTTTTCCTGAGCAACTACGTGTACAG ctgcTCCGAATGTGGGAACCACCTGTCGGACCCCACCGAGTTAGTATCGACGTCCTTCCGAGGGAGGACGGGCCCCGCGTGGCTCTTCTCCAAAGTTATAAACGTTTGCGAAGGGCAGTACGAAGACAGAATGATGACCACCGGCCAGCACACCATCGTGGACATTTACTGTAACAATTGCAGAAACAATGTGGGGTGGAAATATGAGGACTCCTCGGAGGAATCgcagaaatataaaaagggaaagtaCATTTTGGAGAAGGCCCTGCTGTCCTTTTTGGTCATCGACCAGCACGGGAAGGAGCACGAGTTCGAGCTGAAGTCGTCCGACTGCGATTTTTGA
- a CDS encoding histone deacetylase, putative (encoded by transcript PVX_099700A) — protein MSNRKKVAYFHDPDIGSYYYGAGHPMKPQRIRMTHSLIVSYNLYKYMEVYRPHKSDVNELTLFHDYEYVDFLSSISMENYREFTYQLKRFNVGEATDCPVFDGLFQFQQSCAGASIDGAAKLNHHCADICVNWSGGLHHAKMSEASGFCYINDIVLGILELLKYHARVMYIDIDVHHGDGVEEAFYVTHRVMTVSFHKFGDYFPGTGDITDIGVHHGKYYSVNVPLNDGITDDAFVDLFKVVIDKCVQTYKPGAIILQCGADSLTGDRLGRFNLTIKGHARCVEHVRSYNLPLLVLGGGGYTIRNVSRCWAYETGVVLNKHHEMPDQISLNDYYDYYAPDFQLHLQPSSIPNYNSPEHLSRIKMKITENLRNIEHAPGVQFAYVPPDFFDSEIDDECEKNQYELKDDGGGGRAAGTRAKDHATSHHLRRKNYEDDFFDLSDRDQNVAL, from the coding sequence ATGTCGAACCGCAAGAAGGTGGCCTACTTCCACGACCCCGACATCGGGAGCTACTACTACGGGGCGGGGCACCCGATGAAGCCGCAGAGAATCCGCATGACGCACTCGCTGATAGTCTCGTACAACCTGTATAAGTACATGGAGGTGTACCGGCCCCACAAAAGTGACGTAAACGAACTGACCCTCTTCCACGACTACGAATATGTAGATTTCCTCTCCTCCATTTCGATGGAAAATTATCGTGAGTTTACATACCAACTGAAGCGATTCAATGTTGGGGAAGCAACCGACTGTCCTGTGTTCGATGGCCTCTTCCAATTCCAGCAGTCATGTGCAGGTGCTTCTATAGATGGGGCAGCCAAGCTGAATCACCACTGTGCGGATATCTGCGTGAACTGGTCAGGCGGATTGCACCACGCGAAGATGTCCGAGGCCAGTGGCTTCTGCTACATCAACGATATAGTACTAGGAATTTTAGAATTGCTAAAGTACCACGCGAGGGTAATGTACATAGATATTGATGTGCATCATGGGGATGGAGTGGAAGAAGCTTTTTATGTAACCCATCGAGTTATGACTGTCTCATTTCACAAATTCGGGGACTATTTTCCAGGAACTGGCGATATTACAGACATTGGGGTGCACCACGGGAAGTACTACAGTGTGAATGTGCCCCTAAACGATGGAATAACTGATGATGCGTTTGTGGACCTCTTTAAAGTAGTGATTGATAAGTGCGTTCAAACGTACAAGCCGGGGGCAATCATACTGCAATGCGGGGCGGACAGTTTAACGGGGGACCGATTAGGAAGATTCAATTTAACCATTAAGGGTCATGCCAGATGTGTAGAACACGTTCGCTCGTATAATTTACCCCTTCTCGTTTTAGGTGGGGGAGGATACACCATTAGAAATGTCTCTCGGTGTTGGGCCTACGAAACGGGAGTTGTGCTCAACAAGCATCATGAAATGCCTGACCAGATTAGCCTAAACGATTATTACGATTATTATGCCCCCGACTTTCAGCTGCATCTACAGCCTTCAAGCATCCCCAATTATAACTCCCCAGAACACTTGAGCAgaatcaaaatgaaaattacagAAAATTTGAGGAACATAGAACATGCCCCTGGCGTCCAGTTTGCCTACGTCCCTCCGGATTTCTTTGACTCCGAAATTGATGACGAGTGCGAAAAGAACCAATATGAGTTGAAAGACGACGGGGGGGGCGGCCGCGCCGCAGGCACCAGGGCCAAGGACCACGCCACCTCCCACCACCTGCGCAGGAAGAACTACGAGGACGACTTCTTCGACCTCTCCGACCGGGACCAGAACGTCGCCCTCTGA